A DNA window from Actinokineospora baliensis contains the following coding sequences:
- a CDS encoding (2Fe-2S)-binding protein — MRITVTVDGTTYTDEVEPRKLLVHHLRETIGKTGTVVGCDTSNCGSCTVHLNGQSVKSCSVLAVQADGAEVTTIEGLARDGVLHPVQQAFHDNHALQCGFCTPGMIMQSIDLLADDPDPDEDTVRHGLEGNLCRCTGYQNIVRAVQDAAQKLKPGSHQPVGGQ; from the coding sequence CACCGACGAGGTGGAACCGCGAAAGCTGCTGGTCCACCACTTGCGCGAGACCATCGGCAAGACCGGGACCGTCGTCGGCTGCGACACGAGCAACTGCGGCTCGTGCACGGTGCACCTCAACGGCCAGAGCGTGAAGTCCTGCTCGGTGCTCGCCGTGCAGGCCGACGGCGCCGAGGTCACCACCATCGAGGGCCTCGCCCGCGACGGCGTGCTGCACCCCGTGCAGCAGGCCTTCCACGACAACCACGCCCTGCAGTGCGGTTTCTGCACGCCGGGGATGATCATGCAGTCGATCGACCTGCTCGCCGACGACCCGGACCCGGACGAGGACACCGTCCGGCACGGCCTGGAGGGCAACCTCTGCCGCTGCACCGGCTACCAGAACATCGTCCGGGCGGTCCAGGACGCGGCCCAGAAGCTCAAGCCCGGGTCGCACCAGCCGGTTGGGGGTCAGTGA
- a CDS encoding xanthine dehydrogenase family protein molybdopterin-binding subunit: protein MTATAEPEVGKARLRKEDARLITGRTRWTDNLSVPGLLHLAFLRSPVAHAKITSIDVEEARHRPGVIAVFTGRDLAEAQGSLPCAWPITADQKAPTAPSLAVDQVNFAGEAVAVVVARGNAEAHDALEAIEVEYEDLPVVLDMTAAVADGADLVHADLGTNKSAHWVFDSAEAGTGGDVEQAIADAEVLIERTYRQQRLIPAFMEPRSVLVDPTGEQTTVWSATQIPHILRLMLALTTGTPEHKLRVIAPDVGGGFGGKLQVTPEEVVSLVVATRLGKPVKWTETRSESLLSAHHGRDQVQKLTLAARRDGTVTGLKVDLLADMGAYLRLVTPGVPILGAFMFNAIYKFPAYRFACTNVFTNKTPTDAYRGAGRPEATFAIERLMDELAAELGRDPIELREQNWIKHDEFPFTTVCGLEYDTGNYEAATAKAKEMFGYDALRAEQRERRERGDVVQLGIGTSTFTEMCGLAPSRVLGSLSYGAGGWEHAAIRVLPSGKVEVVTGSSAHGQGHETAWSQIVADQLGVPFEDVEVLHGDTQSSPKGLDTYGSRSLTVGAMAVLKAGEKVIRKARRIAAHTMECAEDDLEFSGGKFTVKGTERSTGLTDVALAVFAAHDLPDGVEPSLDSEATFDPDNFSFPHGTHLCAVEVDTETGFVKIRKYVCVDDVGVVVNPIIVEGQVHGGLAQGLAQALYEEAVHDESGTLTTGTLADYLVPSAVDLPHFDTDRTETPSTTNQLGVKGVGEAGTIASTPAVVNAVVDAVRHYGVNDIQMPCTPMRVWTAINGGPTDAGGLGGEAGGGLGSIDTSGGVA, encoded by the coding sequence ATGACCGCGACCGCGGAACCCGAGGTCGGCAAGGCCAGGCTGCGCAAAGAGGACGCTCGGCTGATCACCGGCCGCACCCGGTGGACAGACAACCTCAGCGTCCCCGGGCTGCTCCACCTGGCTTTCCTCCGCAGCCCCGTCGCACACGCGAAAATCACCTCTATAGACGTCGAGGAAGCTAGGCACAGGCCCGGCGTCATAGCGGTGTTCACCGGTCGAGACCTCGCGGAGGCCCAAGGCAGCCTCCCCTGTGCTTGGCCGATCACAGCGGACCAGAAGGCCCCCACAGCGCCCTCACTAGCGGTCGACCAGGTGAACTTCGCCGGTGAGGCCGTGGCGGTCGTAGTCGCTCGCGGCAACGCAGAGGCGCACGACGCGCTAGAGGCCATAGAGGTCGAGTACGAGGATCTCCCGGTTGTGCTCGACATGACGGCCGCGGTCGCCGACGGCGCCGACCTCGTCCACGCGGATCTAGGCACCAACAAGTCCGCGCATTGGGTGTTCGACTCCGCGGAGGCGGGCACCGGCGGCGATGTGGAGCAGGCCATCGCGGACGCGGAGGTGCTCATCGAGCGCACATACCGCCAGCAGCGTCTCATCCCGGCCTTCATGGAGCCGCGTTCTGTCCTCGTAGACCCCACCGGTGAACAGACCACCGTGTGGTCCGCCACGCAGATCCCGCACATCCTGCGGCTCATGCTGGCGCTGACCACGGGCACCCCCGAGCACAAACTCCGCGTCATCGCGCCGGACGTCGGCGGCGGGTTCGGCGGCAAGCTGCAGGTCACTCCGGAGGAAGTCGTTTCGCTGGTGGTCGCGACCCGGCTGGGCAAGCCGGTGAAGTGGACCGAAACGCGCTCGGAGTCGCTGCTGTCGGCCCACCACGGTCGCGACCAGGTCCAGAAGCTCACGCTCGCTGCCCGCCGCGACGGCACAGTCACCGGCCTCAAAGTGGACCTGCTCGCCGACATGGGCGCGTACCTGCGGCTGGTCACACCAGGCGTGCCGATCCTGGGCGCGTTCATGTTCAACGCCATCTACAAGTTCCCCGCGTACCGGTTCGCGTGCACCAACGTCTTCACCAACAAGACCCCAACAGACGCCTATAGGGGCGCGGGTAGGCCAGAGGCCACCTTCGCCATAGAGCGGCTGATGGACGAGTTGGCAGCCGAGCTCGGCCGCGACCCGATCGAACTGCGCGAGCAGAACTGGATCAAGCACGACGAGTTCCCGTTCACCACCGTGTGCGGCCTGGAGTACGACACGGGCAACTACGAGGCCGCGACCGCCAAGGCCAAGGAGATGTTCGGGTACGACGCACTGCGCGCGGAGCAGCGGGAACGCCGCGAGCGCGGTGATGTCGTGCAGTTGGGCATCGGCACCTCCACCTTCACGGAGATGTGCGGGTTGGCTCCGTCGCGAGTGCTCGGGTCGCTGTCCTACGGCGCGGGCGGGTGGGAGCACGCCGCCATCCGGGTGCTGCCCAGCGGCAAGGTCGAGGTCGTCACCGGGTCGTCCGCGCACGGGCAGGGACACGAGACGGCGTGGAGCCAGATCGTCGCGGACCAGTTGGGTGTGCCCTTCGAGGACGTCGAGGTACTGCACGGCGACACCCAGTCCTCACCGAAGGGGCTCGACACCTACGGCTCCCGTTCGCTCACCGTCGGCGCGATGGCCGTGCTCAAGGCGGGGGAGAAGGTCATCCGCAAGGCGCGCCGGATCGCCGCGCACACCATGGAGTGCGCCGAGGACGACCTGGAGTTCTCGGGCGGCAAGTTCACCGTGAAGGGCACGGAACGCTCCACCGGGCTCACCGACGTCGCCCTCGCCGTCTTCGCCGCGCACGACCTGCCAGACGGCGTGGAGCCGTCGCTGGACTCCGAGGCGACGTTCGACCCGGACAACTTCTCCTTCCCGCACGGGACCCACCTGTGCGCGGTGGAGGTCGACACCGAGACCGGGTTCGTGAAGATCCGCAAGTACGTCTGCGTCGACGATGTCGGCGTAGTGGTGAACCCGATCATCGTGGAGGGCCAGGTCCACGGTGGACTCGCGCAAGGACTCGCGCAGGCGCTCTATGAAGAGGCCGTGCACGACGAAAGCGGCACGCTCACAACGGGAACACTGGCCGACTACCTCGTCCCGTCAGCCGTAGACCTGCCGCACTTCGACACCGATCGCACCGAGACGCCGTCGACCACCAACCAGCTCGGCGTCAAGGGCGTCGGGGAGGCGGGCACCATCGCCTCCACACCCGCCGTGGTCAACGCCGTAGTGGACGCGGTGCGGCACTACGGCGTCAACGACATCCAGATGCCGTGCACGCCGATGCGCGTGTGGACGGCGATCAACGGTGGACCCACCGACGCGGGCGGCCTCGGCGGCGAGGCGGGCGGCGGCCTCGGGTCGATCGACACCAGCGGAGGTGTGGCGTGA
- a CDS encoding FAD binding domain-containing protein — protein MIPAAFDYTAPSTVDEAVRALADAGDDAKVIAGGQSLIPVLRMRLAAPTTLVDIGRIPELRGIRDEGDSVVIGATTTHYEVQRDPAVRDHALLLKVATDTVADPQVRHRGTFGGAIAHADPAGDLLAPVLALDAELVLHGLEGERTVAASDFFVDYFTTALRQDEILVAVRVPKHTGWGAHYEKFNRVAQAWSIVAVAAAVRTEGGVIAEARVGLTNMSSVPVRARAVEEALVGQPATAEAIKAAAAHAADGTSATEDSNADTAYREHLARVLTSRAIAAAAGV, from the coding sequence GTGATCCCAGCGGCGTTCGACTACACGGCTCCATCCACAGTGGACGAAGCGGTGCGCGCGCTTGCCGACGCGGGCGACGACGCGAAGGTCATCGCGGGCGGCCAGAGCCTGATCCCGGTGTTGCGCATGCGGCTCGCCGCGCCGACCACCCTGGTGGACATCGGCCGGATCCCCGAACTGCGCGGCATCCGCGACGAAGGTGACTCCGTGGTCATCGGGGCAACCACAACGCACTACGAGGTCCAGCGCGACCCTGCGGTGCGCGACCACGCCCTGTTGCTCAAGGTCGCGACGGACACCGTTGCCGATCCACAGGTCCGCCACCGCGGCACCTTCGGCGGAGCCATAGCGCACGCGGATCCCGCGGGCGACCTACTGGCGCCGGTCCTGGCTCTGGACGCGGAGTTGGTGTTGCACGGTCTGGAGGGCGAACGCACAGTCGCCGCTTCGGACTTCTTCGTGGACTACTTCACCACCGCACTGCGCCAAGACGAGATCCTCGTCGCAGTGCGCGTCCCGAAGCACACGGGCTGGGGCGCGCACTACGAGAAGTTCAACCGCGTTGCCCAGGCATGGTCGATCGTGGCCGTTGCCGCCGCTGTGCGCACCGAAGGCGGGGTAATCGCGGAAGCCAGGGTCGGTCTCACCAACATGTCCTCTGTGCCCGTGCGAGCGCGCGCGGTCGAAGAGGCACTGGTGGGCCAACCAGCAACTGCTGAGGCCATCAAAGCAGCGGCGGCCCACGCCGCGGATGGCACCAGCGCGACCGAAGACAGCAACGCAGATACCGCCTACCGCGAACACCTGGCCCGCGTGCTCACCTCGCGGGCTATAGCCGCGGCGGCGGGCGTCTAG
- a CDS encoding SRPBCC family protein, whose translation MQLEHQFTVAAPRAVVWAALLDPSRVAPCMPGATLTEVDGDSFTGTVKVKLGPISLLYKGNGRFLDRDEQAGKLVIKASGKDSRGNGTATATVTVTLTEDGGTTTGSVRTDLAITGKPAQFGRGLIAEVGGKILDTFATCLADKLAPAEEAAAVPEEPEPESETPEAAPAVEAEPDPVVAPVPPPVAEAEPVDLLQYAGGSVAKRALPVVVALVALVIVLLIRRGRR comes from the coding sequence GTGCAGTTGGAGCACCAGTTCACCGTCGCGGCCCCGCGGGCCGTGGTGTGGGCGGCGCTGCTCGACCCGAGCCGGGTGGCGCCGTGCATGCCGGGCGCCACCCTGACCGAGGTCGACGGCGACTCCTTCACCGGGACGGTCAAGGTCAAGCTCGGCCCCATCTCCCTGCTCTACAAGGGCAACGGCCGGTTCCTCGACCGGGACGAGCAGGCGGGCAAGCTCGTGATCAAGGCGTCCGGCAAGGACTCCAGGGGCAACGGCACCGCGACCGCGACGGTCACCGTGACCCTCACCGAGGACGGTGGCACCACCACCGGCAGCGTCCGCACCGACCTGGCGATCACCGGCAAACCGGCCCAGTTCGGCCGCGGTCTCATCGCCGAGGTGGGCGGCAAGATCCTCGACACCTTCGCCACCTGCCTGGCCGACAAGCTCGCCCCGGCCGAGGAAGCCGCGGCCGTGCCAGAAGAGCCTGAGCCCGAGTCTGAAACGCCCGAGGCGGCCCCGGCCGTCGAAGCCGAGCCGGACCCGGTCGTTGCGCCGGTGCCGCCGCCGGTGGCCGAGGCCGAGCCGGTGGACCTGCTGCAGTACGCGGGCGGATCGGTCGCCAAGCGGGCACTGCCGGTGGTGGTGGCCTTGGTGGCGCTCGTGATCGTCCTGTTGATCCGGCGGGGCCGACGCTGA
- a CDS encoding ribose-phosphate diphosphokinase — protein sequence MRDIALFGGSAHPALSAEISEHLGVPLHPVRVQRFANDCLEVQLQANCRERDVFLIQPLVQPVQENLVELLLMIDAARGASARRITVVLPHYAYARSDKKDAPRISIGGRLVADLMVAAGADRVLTMTLHSPQVHGFFSVPVDHLHALRELAGHFRSLDLSNTTVVSPDLGNAKEAARFARMLGVPVAAGAKQRFADDRVAISSVIGDVDGRDVIVLDDEIAKGSTVIELLARLREHDVRSVRVACTHGLFAAGALKRIGEQPEVVEIVCTNTVPIHEGSDKLTVLSVAPALAEAVRRIHNGESVSALFDAQ from the coding sequence GTGCGGGACATCGCGTTGTTCGGTGGGAGTGCGCATCCGGCGCTGTCCGCGGAGATCTCCGAGCACCTGGGGGTGCCGCTGCACCCGGTGCGGGTCCAGCGGTTCGCCAACGACTGCCTAGAGGTGCAGTTGCAGGCGAACTGCCGCGAGCGCGATGTCTTCCTCATCCAGCCGCTCGTGCAGCCGGTGCAGGAGAACCTGGTCGAGCTGCTGCTGATGATCGACGCCGCCCGGGGTGCCTCGGCGCGGCGGATCACTGTTGTCCTGCCGCACTACGCCTACGCGCGGTCGGACAAGAAGGACGCGCCGCGGATCTCTATAGGCGGCAGGTTGGTCGCTGATCTCATGGTCGCCGCCGGTGCCGATCGAGTGTTGACCATGACGCTGCACTCGCCGCAGGTGCACGGGTTCTTCAGCGTGCCGGTCGACCACCTGCACGCCCTGCGCGAACTGGCGGGTCACTTCCGGAGCCTGGACCTGTCCAACACCACCGTCGTCTCGCCGGACCTCGGCAACGCCAAGGAGGCCGCGCGGTTCGCCAGGATGCTCGGGGTGCCGGTCGCCGCGGGCGCCAAGCAGCGGTTCGCCGACGACCGGGTGGCCATCTCCTCGGTGATCGGCGACGTCGACGGCCGCGATGTCATCGTGCTCGACGACGAGATCGCCAAGGGCAGCACCGTGATCGAACTGCTCGCCCGCCTGCGCGAGCACGACGTGCGGTCGGTGCGGGTGGCGTGCACGCACGGCCTGTTCGCCGCCGGGGCGCTCAAGCGGATCGGTGAGCAGCCTGAGGTGGTGGAGATCGTGTGTACCAACACGGTCCCGATCCACGAGGGGTCAGACAAGCTCACTGTGCTCTCCGTCGCGCCCGCGCTGGCCGAGGCCGTGCGCCGCATCCACAACGGCGAGTCCGTCAGCGCCCTCTTCGATGCGCAGTGA
- a CDS encoding CapA family protein, whose product MRRLPAIAGVFLLAACSGNPTVGEVPEDPQVTTAPPTTAPPTQAKSGFSLIAGGDVLIHPALTEQATKDGGGTRDYVPLLEGIKPAVEAADVALCHLEVPIAAPSGPFRGYPKFSAPPEVVTALAATGFDTCSTASNHTLDQGPTGVTSTLDALDAAKITHTGSARSATEAAKPLIREVAGVKVGFLSFTFGLNQGTSRPAGSPWMANMLTPEAVSTAARAARDAGAEVVVASLHWGIEGQHNASPDQLRTAKTLLADPAIDLIIGHHAHVVQPIERIGDKWVTYGLGNMVARHETPKGDTEEGVLARFHFTKSATGWTVDTAEYLPILTDLGPPIRLRDLTSDTKVAAARKNEALTRTDETVLSRGAAAAGLKRP is encoded by the coding sequence GTGAGGCGGTTGCCCGCCATCGCCGGGGTGTTCCTCCTGGCGGCGTGCAGCGGTAACCCCACTGTGGGTGAGGTACCGGAAGACCCGCAGGTCACCACGGCACCGCCGACAACCGCACCGCCCACCCAGGCCAAGTCCGGCTTCAGCTTGATCGCGGGTGGCGATGTCCTGATCCACCCCGCTCTCACCGAGCAGGCCACCAAGGACGGCGGCGGCACCCGCGACTACGTCCCGCTCCTGGAAGGCATCAAGCCCGCGGTTGAAGCTGCCGACGTTGCCTTGTGCCACCTAGAGGTGCCCATCGCGGCGCCTAGTGGCCCGTTCCGGGGCTACCCCAAGTTCAGCGCACCCCCAGAGGTCGTCACGGCTCTTGCCGCGACTGGCTTCGACACGTGTTCTACGGCCTCTAACCACACTCTCGACCAGGGGCCAACGGGCGTCACGAGCACGCTCGACGCCTTAGACGCCGCCAAGATCACACACACCGGCTCTGCCCGTTCAGCCACCGAGGCAGCCAAGCCTCTTATCCGCGAGGTCGCAGGCGTCAAAGTCGGCTTCTTGTCCTTCACCTTCGGTCTTAACCAGGGCACGTCACGGCCGGCAGGTTCACCGTGGATGGCCAACATGCTCACGCCCGAGGCAGTGAGCACCGCGGCTCGCGCGGCAAGGGATGCTGGCGCCGAGGTAGTGGTCGCCAGCTTGCACTGGGGGATCGAGGGGCAACACAACGCCAGCCCCGATCAGCTGCGCACCGCTAAGACCCTGCTCGCCGACCCGGCCATCGATCTGATCATCGGCCACCACGCCCACGTCGTGCAGCCCATAGAGCGCATCGGCGACAAGTGGGTCACCTACGGCCTGGGCAACATGGTCGCCCGCCATGAAACCCCCAAGGGCGACACAGAAGAGGGCGTCCTGGCTCGCTTCCACTTCACGAAGTCGGCTACCGGCTGGACCGTGGACACCGCCGAGTACCTGCCCATCCTGACCGACCTAGGGCCGCCGATCCGCCTACGCGACCTCACGTCCGACACCAAGGTCGCCGCCGCCCGCAAGAACGAGGCTCTTACCCGCACCGACGAAACCGTGCTCAGTCGAGGAGCGGCAGCTGCGGGGCTTAAGCGCCCTTAG
- a CDS encoding o-succinylbenzoate synthase, with translation MFAEQTRVYAIPMHTRFRGITVREGLLLRGDAGWGEFCPFADYTDTEAVPWLNSAREAAEHGWPEPVRDRIPVNATVPVVSPERAMEIVRESGCTTAKVKVADPGSTLGQDVERVAAVRDALGSSGRVRVDANGAWDVDRAVAAITALDRAAAGLEYVEQPCRTIEELAAVRKRVDVRIAADESIRRAEDPLRVAVAGAADIAVLKVAPLGGVRRALAVAESAGLPCVVSSALETSVGMAAGLALAGALPSLDYACGLGTLSLLTTDAVSRPFRPVDGWLPVPRTAPAPDALTEADDRTRDRWLSRLGRVTALSGHHTHR, from the coding sequence GTGTTCGCCGAGCAGACGCGTGTCTACGCGATCCCGATGCACACCCGGTTCCGCGGCATCACCGTGCGGGAAGGGCTGCTGCTTCGCGGAGACGCGGGCTGGGGTGAGTTCTGCCCGTTCGCCGACTACACCGACACCGAGGCGGTGCCGTGGCTCAACAGCGCCCGCGAGGCCGCCGAGCACGGGTGGCCGGAGCCGGTGCGGGACCGGATCCCGGTGAACGCGACGGTGCCGGTGGTGTCGCCGGAGCGGGCGATGGAGATCGTTCGCGAGTCCGGGTGCACGACAGCGAAGGTCAAGGTCGCCGACCCCGGGTCGACCCTCGGCCAGGACGTCGAGCGGGTGGCTGCGGTCCGGGACGCGCTGGGGTCGTCCGGGCGGGTCCGGGTGGACGCGAACGGGGCGTGGGACGTGGACCGCGCTGTGGCGGCCATCACGGCGCTCGACCGGGCAGCCGCCGGGCTGGAGTACGTCGAGCAGCCGTGCCGCACGATCGAGGAGCTCGCGGCCGTCCGGAAGCGGGTGGACGTGCGCATCGCCGCCGACGAGTCGATCCGGCGGGCTGAGGACCCGCTGCGGGTCGCGGTGGCTGGGGCCGCGGACATCGCTGTGCTGAAGGTGGCTCCTCTAGGCGGGGTCCGGCGGGCCCTAGCCGTGGCCGAGTCCGCGGGTCTGCCGTGCGTGGTGTCCTCGGCTTTGGAGACCAGCGTCGGTATGGCAGCGGGGTTGGCTCTCGCGGGCGCTCTACCCAGCCTCGACTACGCCTGCGGCCTGGGCACCCTGTCGCTTCTCACGACCGACGCCGTCTCGCGCCCTTTCCGCCCTGTCGACGGCTGGCTACCGGTCCCACGCACCGCCCCGGCGCCTGATGCCCTCACCGAAGCGGACGACCGCACTCGCGACCGCTGGCTCTCCCGCTTGGGCCGCGTCACGGCCCTTAGCGGCCACCACACCCACCGCTAA
- a CDS encoding serine hydrolase domain-containing protein encodes MLSLDAVRQWPVDNAAAAVVSADAVLGTVGDQDRRFPLASVTKPLTSYAVLVAVEEGALEWDQPAGPATVRHLIAHTSGLAFDSTTQQAEPGARRIYSNTGFDVLAEAVHEATGIPFHRYLAEAVFEPLGMASSELTGPAGSGAVSTCADLATFAAELQAPTLVAKETLAEATTVAFPGLNGVLPGYGMQKPNDWGLGFEIRDSKSPHWTGRRSSPRTFGHFGQSGTFLWVDPDAGVACVALADRPFGEWAIQAWPPLTDGVLEELGQRRA; translated from the coding sequence ATGCTCAGCCTGGATGCGGTGCGTCAGTGGCCGGTGGACAATGCCGCCGCCGCGGTGGTGTCGGCGGACGCGGTCCTGGGGACCGTCGGCGACCAAGACCGCCGGTTCCCGCTCGCCTCGGTGACCAAGCCGTTGACCTCTTACGCCGTCCTGGTCGCAGTGGAGGAAGGCGCCCTGGAGTGGGACCAGCCCGCTGGCCCCGCGACCGTGCGGCACCTGATCGCCCACACCTCCGGGCTGGCCTTCGACTCCACCACCCAGCAGGCCGAGCCCGGAGCCCGCCGCATCTACTCCAACACCGGTTTCGACGTTCTGGCCGAAGCCGTGCACGAGGCCACGGGCATCCCGTTCCACCGCTACCTGGCCGAGGCCGTTTTCGAGCCGCTGGGCATGGCCAGTTCGGAGCTGACCGGGCCCGCCGGGTCCGGGGCCGTGTCCACCTGCGCTGACCTGGCCACGTTCGCCGCCGAGCTCCAGGCGCCCACCCTCGTCGCCAAGGAGACCCTGGCCGAGGCCACCACCGTCGCCTTCCCCGGCCTCAACGGCGTCCTGCCCGGCTACGGCATGCAGAAGCCCAACGACTGGGGCCTCGGCTTCGAGATCCGCGACAGCAAGAGTCCACACTGGACCGGCCGGCGCAGTTCCCCGCGCACGTTCGGCCACTTCGGCCAGTCCGGCACGTTCCTCTGGGTCGACCCGGACGCGGGCGTCGCCTGCGTGGCCCTCGCCGACCGCCCCTTCGGTGAGTGGGCGATCCAGGCTTGGCCGCCCCTCACCGACGGGGTGCTCGAGGAGCTAGGGCAGCGGCGGGCCTAG
- a CDS encoding DNA repair helicase XPB — protein MTDGPLIVQSDKTLLLEIDHPSAGDARTAIAPFAELERAPEHVHTYRITPLALWNARAAGHDAEQVVDALSTYSRYPVPQPLLIDVVDTMARFGRLTLHNHPAHGLVMTSTDRAVLEEVLRNKKINPMLGARIDQDTVIVHPSERGRLKQALLKVGWPAEDMAGYVDGEAHPITLVEDGWELRGYQRLAAESFWAGGSGVVVLPCGAGKTLVGAAAMALAQATTLILVTNTVAGRQWKRELIARTSLTEEEIGEYSGERKEIRPITIATYQVITRKSGGEYRHLELFDSRDWGLVVYDEVHLLPAPVFRMTADLQSRRRLGLTATLVREDGREGDVFSLIGPKRYDVPWRDIEQQGWIAPAECTEVRVTLTDNERLEYATAEPDTRYKLCSTARTKIPVVRSILDRHPDEPTLVIGAYLDQLDELGEALNAPVIQGATKNKEREELFDAFRRGELRTLVVSKVANFSIDLPEASVAVQVSGTFGSRQEEAQRLGRLLRPKGDGRQAHFYSVVARDTLDTEYAAHRQRFLAEQGYAYRICDADDLLGPPLP, from the coding sequence GTGACCGATGGCCCGCTGATCGTGCAGTCCGACAAGACCCTCCTGCTGGAGATCGACCACCCCAGCGCGGGGGACGCGCGCACCGCCATCGCGCCGTTCGCCGAGTTGGAACGCGCGCCGGAGCACGTGCACACCTACCGGATCACCCCGCTCGCGCTGTGGAACGCGCGCGCGGCCGGGCACGACGCCGAGCAGGTGGTCGACGCGCTGTCGACCTACTCGCGCTACCCGGTGCCGCAGCCGCTGCTGATCGACGTGGTCGACACCATGGCCAGGTTCGGGCGGCTGACGCTGCACAACCACCCGGCGCACGGGCTGGTGATGACCTCCACCGACCGCGCGGTGCTGGAGGAGGTGCTGCGCAACAAGAAGATCAACCCGATGCTGGGTGCCCGGATCGACCAGGACACCGTGATCGTGCACCCCAGCGAGCGCGGCCGCCTCAAGCAGGCGCTGCTCAAGGTCGGCTGGCCCGCCGAGGACATGGCGGGCTACGTCGACGGCGAGGCGCACCCGATCACCCTGGTCGAGGACGGCTGGGAGCTGCGCGGCTACCAGCGGCTGGCGGCCGAGTCGTTCTGGGCGGGCGGCTCCGGCGTCGTCGTGCTGCCCTGCGGCGCTGGCAAGACCCTGGTCGGCGCCGCCGCGATGGCGCTGGCGCAGGCGACAACGCTGATCCTGGTGACCAACACGGTCGCGGGCAGGCAGTGGAAGCGCGAGCTGATCGCGCGCACGTCGCTGACCGAGGAGGAGATCGGCGAGTACTCCGGCGAGCGCAAGGAGATCCGGCCGATCACCATCGCGACCTACCAGGTGATCACCCGCAAGTCCGGCGGCGAGTACCGGCACCTGGAGCTGTTCGACTCGCGCGACTGGGGCCTGGTGGTCTACGACGAGGTGCACCTGCTGCCCGCGCCGGTGTTCCGGATGACCGCCGACCTGCAGTCGCGGCGGCGGCTGGGGCTGACCGCGACCCTGGTGCGCGAGGACGGCCGGGAGGGCGACGTGTTCTCCCTGATCGGCCCCAAGCGCTACGACGTGCCGTGGCGCGACATCGAGCAGCAGGGCTGGATCGCGCCCGCCGAGTGCACCGAGGTCCGGGTGACGCTGACCGACAACGAGCGGCTGGAGTACGCGACCGCCGAGCCGGACACCCGCTACAAGCTGTGCTCGACGGCGCGCACCAAGATCCCGGTGGTCCGGTCGATCCTGGATCGGCACCCGGACGAGCCCACTCTGGTGATCGGGGCCTACCTCGACCAGCTCGACGAGCTCGGGGAGGCGCTGAACGCGCCGGTGATCCAGGGCGCGACGAAGAACAAGGAGCGCGAGGAGCTCTTCGACGCGTTCCGCCGGGGTGAGCTGCGCACGCTGGTGGTGTCGAAGGTGGCGAACTTCTCCATCGACCTGCCGGAGGCCTCGGTCGCGGTGCAGGTGTCGGGCACGTTCGGGTCCCGCCAGGAGGAGGCGCAGCGGCTAGGGCGGCTGCTGCGGCCCAAGGGCGACGGTCGGCAGGCGCACTTCTACTCGGTAGTGGCGCGGGACACGCTCGACACCGAATACGCGGCGCACCGGCAGCGGTTCCTCGCGGAACAGGGCTACGCGTACCGGATCTGCGACGCCGATGACCTACTAGGCCCGCCGCTGCCCTAG
- a CDS encoding LppU/SCO3897 family protein — MTKPEGPETPAEQPTPDADERPLDFLEGKVEPAGRPPRKMLPLWAVAIIAVLIAGVGFVVFRYVLDDDGPANAECASVTGSGDDAKVEFVGCGSGSASFRVAARKDLSVEGCAEGAYREMRTDKELLCLMPNFVAGNCYVPDDPNQAFKVGSCDAQEAIRVTKELSDTADPSPCPEGNGLGYPEPPVVFCLETPNAPQP, encoded by the coding sequence ATGACCAAGCCGGAAGGGCCGGAAACCCCGGCCGAGCAGCCCACGCCCGACGCCGACGAGCGCCCGTTGGACTTCCTGGAGGGCAAGGTCGAACCGGCCGGGCGGCCGCCGCGCAAGATGTTGCCGCTGTGGGCGGTGGCGATCATCGCGGTGCTGATCGCGGGGGTGGGGTTCGTGGTCTTCCGCTACGTGCTCGACGACGACGGCCCGGCGAACGCGGAGTGCGCCTCGGTCACCGGGTCCGGCGACGACGCCAAGGTCGAGTTCGTCGGGTGCGGCAGCGGTTCCGCGTCCTTCCGGGTCGCCGCCCGCAAGGACCTGTCGGTGGAGGGCTGCGCCGAGGGCGCCTACCGCGAGATGCGCACCGACAAGGAACTGCTCTGCCTGATGCCGAACTTCGTCGCGGGCAACTGCTACGTGCCCGACGACCCGAACCAGGCGTTCAAGGTGGGCTCGTGCGACGCTCAGGAAGCCATCCGGGTGACCAAGGAGCTGTCGGACACCGCCGACCCGTCCCCCTGCCCGGAGGGCAACGGGCTGGGCTACCCGGAACCGCCGGTGGTGTTCTGCCTGGAGACACCGAACGCGCCGCAGCCGTGA